The Etheostoma spectabile isolate EspeVRDwgs_2016 chromosome 1, UIUC_Espe_1.0, whole genome shotgun sequence genome has a segment encoding these proteins:
- the trip4 gene encoding activating signal cointegrator 1, producing MSEALLKWCVDQLHHQFGLEACEDIVQYILSIGNADEIEEYVGDLLQGTDGRKGQFINEFLSKWKKTQRQTTDSSSLILHKESFSSPDSQDMSKDTQKKSKRKGRNKQEVMTVSQTEPEPEAVKTPIDLMRAHENSSTSSTKKKSKFVNLYAKEGQDKLSILLPGRHACECLAQKHRLINNCISCGRIACEQEGSGPCLFCGSLVCTREEQEILQRDSNKSQKLRKKLMGDSGEREYLPHQEAQMKAGLEKAVQHKDKLLEYDKNSVRRTQVLDDESDYFATESNQWLSPNEREKLRKKEEELRELRHASRKDRKITLDFAGRQVVDEGNNLNEYYNKLDETLVAMNTDSTSKSPMSSKRQGGRQTLGELVNPNIMQSAPEWVDVGGSGSYKRNLKQGKSSAEDKGGEERYKLRLQDKNLQEMSDGGWCLSMHQPWASLLVKGIKRVEGRTWYTSHRGRLWIAAAAKKPTPQEIAEVEAIYRHIYKKEPRFPKDYPTGCLLGCINVTDCLSQEQFREQFPDTCEESASPFVFICTNPQELLVKFPMKGKHKIWKLETQYHQGAKKGLVPSAAD from the exons ATGTCAGAGGCTTTGTTGAAGTGGTGTGTGGACCAGCTACACCACCAGTTTGGGTTGGAGGCATGTGAAGACATCGTCCA ATACATTCTATCCATCGGAAATGCTGACGAGATTGAGGAGTATGTGGGAGACCTCCTACAGGGCACAGATGGGAGAAAAGGGCAGTTTATAAATGAGTTCCTCAGCAAATGGAAGAAGACTCAAAGACAGACCACAGATAGCTCAAGTCTTATCCTTCACAAGGAATCTTTTTCTTCACCAG ATTCACAAGACATGTCCAAAGATACCCAGAAAAAGTCTAAACGCAAAGGCCGTAACAAACAGGAGGTGATGACTGTCAGCCAAACAGAACCTGAGCCAGAGGCTGTCAAAACACCCATTGATCTGATGAGG GCCCACGAAAACAGTAGTACTTCTTCAACGAAGAAGAAAAGTAAGTTTGTCAATCTCTATGCTAAAGAGGGACAAGACAAGCTGTCTATCTTACTCCCAGGGCGACATGCCTGTGAGTGCCTTGCCCAAAAGCACAGACTTATCAACAACTGCATCAGCTGTGGTCGTATCGCGTGTGAGCAAGAGGGCTCAGGACCCTGTCTCTTCTGTGGAAGTCTG GTCTGCACAAGAGAGGAGCAGGAGATCCTGCAACGAGACTCCAACAAAAGCCAGAAACTCAGAAAGAAGCTTATGGGAG ACAGTGGAGAAAGAGAGTATCTCCCTCACCAAGAGGCACAGATGAAGGCTGGCTTGGAGAAGGCTGTCCAGCAcaaagacaaactgctggaATATGACAAGAATAG TGTCAGGAGAACGCAGGTTCTGGATGATGAGTCGGATTACTTTGCCACTGAATCCAATCAGTGGTTGTCACCCAATGAGCGAGAAAAGCTGAGGAAAAAGGAAGAGGAGCTGAGGGAACTTCGCCATGCCTCTCGCAAGGACCGAAAGATCACGTTGGACTTTGCTGGCAGACAAGTGGTTGATGAGGGAAACAACCTTAATGAGTACTACAACAA GTTGGATGAGACCCTCGTGGCAATGAACACCGACTCTACGTCAAAATCGCCAATGTcctctaaaagacaaggtggaAGGCAGACCCTTGGAGAGCTGGTCAACCCTAACATAATGCAGTCTGCACCAGAG TGGGTGGATGTTGGAGGCAGTGGAAGCTACAAGAGAAATCTAAAGCAGGGAAAGAGCTCGGCAGAGGACAAGGGAGGAGAAGAACGTTACAAGTTGCGGCTCCAAGACAAAAACCTTCAGGAGATGTCTGACGGGGGCTGGTGCCTTAGCATGCACCAGCCGTGGGCCTCACTTCTGGTCAAAGGCATCAAGAG ggttgaGGGGCGAACTTGGTACACATCCCATCGGGGTCGTCTTTGGATTGCTGCTGCAGCCAAGAAGCCGACTCCTCAGGAAATTGCTGAGGTTGAAGCCATCTACCGCCATATCTACAAGAAAg AGCCCAGGTTTCCCAAAGACTACCCCACTGGCTGTCTGTTGGGCTGCATCAACGTGACCGACTGTCTGTCTCAGGAGCAGTTCAGAGAACAG